In a single window of the Rhodamnia argentea isolate NSW1041297 chromosome 2, ASM2092103v1, whole genome shotgun sequence genome:
- the LOC115737519 gene encoding hepatoma-derived growth factor-related protein 2, translating into MLDGILKSKFHNKCKTAIKLTKTRLETIMKKRNSVERYLRKDIADLLGNGLDTNAYGRAEGLLIEQNMTSCYNLVKQFCECISDQITAMQKQSECPEECREAIASLMYAAARFADLPELRELRSLFADRYGKSLEPFVNKEFVEKMRSQQRTKDMKLQLMRDLALEFSVDWDSKALEQKLFNATPHQEESKVRSSGNTADNDYHKQHKSEDHADSKRESDYAEDKPQKDMLDPFASKRNGRDLPFYGRKGVTDDTDKLSSSSSSEAEVISPPKKEFPRGDKPNYSSSSSGSPSEDDTSRNKPLSYRDIPPPYVKAKIERNRGITDETPTNTASELVDKNCEARNPVGVAKPKPRSVRQRPLPPPPGRESELTRATEIDDEEERRLDGLLMHYSKKQSPYDLSEPRGSIKPPPKLRTYQENGEPVQHKSTKSDVFAAPARGASLPLEPTTPAEATESAKGHCRSTSLQPDMLAGHVHPNLPDYDDLAARIAALRGR; encoded by the exons ATGTTGGACGGTATATTGAAATCGAAGTTCCATAACAAATG CAAGACGGCGATAAAGCTCACAAAGACGCGGTTGGAGACGATAATGAAGAAGAGGAATTCTGTGGAGAGGTACTTGAGGAAGGACATTGCCGATCTCCTCGGGAATGGTCTGGACACCAATGCCTATGGCAGG GCCGAGGGTCTTCTCATCGAGCAGAACATGACCTCGTGCTACAATCTCGTCAAGCAATTCTGCGAGTGCATATCGGATCAAATAACAGCAATGCAGAAGCAGAG TGAATGCCCTGAAGAATGCCGAGAGGCCATAGCATCTCTAATGTACGCCGCTGCTCGATTTGCTGATCTGCCGGAACTACGTGAGCTGAGAAGTTTATTTGCAGATCGTTATGGAAAATCTCTTGAACCCTTTGTTAATAAAGAG TTTGTCGAGAAAATGAGGTCGCAGCAGCGCACCAAGGATATGAAGCTTCAGCTGATGCGCGACCTTGCTCTCGAGTTCTCTGTGGACTGGGATTCCAAGGCATTGGAGCAGAAGCTGTTTAACGCGACTCCACATCAA GAGGAATCCAAAGTCAGGTCTTCAGGCAATACCGCTGACAATGACTATCATAAGCAGCATAAAAGCGAGGACCATGCTGACTCAAAAAGGGAGAGTGACTATGCTGAAGACAAACCACAGAAGGACATGCTTGACCCTTTTGCATCCAAAAGAAATGGTAGGGACCTTCCCTTCTACGGAAGAAAGGGAGTCACAGACGACACCGATAAGctgagcagcagcagcagcagcgaggCCGAAGTGATTTCTCCACCTAAAAAGGAATTTCCTCGAGGAGACAAGCCTAACTACAGTTCAAGTTCATCTGGAAGCCCGTCAGAGGACGACACAAGTCGTAATAAGCCATTAAGCTATAGAGACATCCCTCCCCCTTATGTCAAAGCCAAGATAGAAAGAAACAGAGGCAttaccgatgaaactccgacaAATACTGCTTCTGAGCTTGTTGACAAGAACTGCGAAGCTAGGAACCCAGTAGGTGTAGCCAAGCCAAAGCCGAGGTCAGTCAGGCAGCGCCCATTACCACCGCCCCCAGGTCGTGAATCCGAGCTGACCCGAGCCACAGaaattgatgatgaagaagaaaggaggttAGACGGGCTCTTGATGCACTACAGTAAGAAGCAATCGCCCTACGACCTGAGCGAACCAAGGGGGTCTATAAAACCGCCTCCTAAGCTAAGAACGTACCAGGAAAACGGTGAACCTGTGCAGCACAAGAGCACGAAATCTGATGTGTTTGCTGCACCAGCTAGAGGGGCTTCTCTTCCGCTGGAGCCGACGACTCCAGCCGAGGCCACCGAGTCGGCAAAAGGGCACTGCCGGTCCACTTCTCTACAGCCGGACATGTTGGCCGGACATGTTCATCCTAATCTTCCGGACTATGACGATTTGGCAGCGCGGATTGCTGCTCTCAGAGGGAGATAA
- the LOC115737521 gene encoding mitochondrial arginine transporter BAC2-like isoform X1 has translation MEFWPEFLASSWGREFVAGGFGGTAGVISGYPLDTLRIRQQHLGSGSAVSILRKIIHDEGPAALYRGMGAPLASVTFQNAMVFQIYAILSRAFDSSVSPKDPPSYKGVALGGVGTGAVQSLILTPVELIKIQLQLQDRKHAQTHQQQHHRGPVSVAKSIYKREGLKGMYRGLGITVLRDAPAHGVYFWSYEYMREKLHPGCRKNGHESLRTMLIAGGLAGVASWVFCYPLDVLKTRLQAQSQLSPTKYNGIVDCFCKSVQADGYGVLWRGLGTAVARAFMVNGAIFSAYETALRCLSNSKDHTNSQTENAT, from the exons ATGGAGTTCTGGCCGGAGTTTCTCGCGAGCAGTTGGGGCAGAGAATTTGTGGCTGGCGGGTTCGGGGGCACCGCTGGGGTGATCTCCGGTTACCCTCTCGACACCCTCCGGATAAGGCAGCAGCACCTGGGGTCGGGCTCGGCCGTCAGCATCCTCAGGAAAATCATCCACGATGAAGGGCCAGCCGCTCTGTACCGGGGCATGGGCGCACCCTTGGCTTCCGTCACGTTTCAG AACGCCATGGTATTCCAAATTTACGCCATCCTTTCTCGAGCATTTGACTCGTCTGTTTCGCCGAAAGACCCTCCTTCATACAAGGGTGTTGCTCTGGGTGGGGTTGGCACTGGGGCTGTACAGAGCCTCATCCTCACCCCTGTAGAACTGATCAAGATTCAGCTTCAATTACAGGACAGAAAACACGCCCAAACTCATCAACAGCAGCATCACAGGGGACCGGTAAGTGTCGCCAAGTCCATATACAAACGCGAAGGGTTAAAGGGCATGTACCGCGGACTAGGGATCACCGTCCTTAGGGATGCGCCTGCCCATGGAGTCTATTTCTGGAGTTACGAGTACATGAGAGAGAAGCTCCACCCAGGCTGCAGGAAGAACGGGCATGAAAGCTTAAGGACGATGCTCATAGCAGGAGGGCTAGCTGGAGTAGCAAGCTGGGTTTTTTGCTATCCATTGGATGTGTTGAAAACGAGGCTACAGGCTCAGTCCCAACTATCCCCGACGAAATACAATGGCATAGTTGATTGTTTCTGCAAGAGCGTACAAGCAGATGGGTATGGCGTTCTGTGGCGAGGACTAGGGACTGCAGTCGCCAGAGCTTTCATGGTGAATGGTGCTATTTTTTCTGCTTATGAGACTGCTCTTAGGTGCTTGTCCAACAGCAAGGACCACACAAACAGTCAAACAGAAAATGCCACTTAA
- the LOC115737521 gene encoding mitochondrial arginine transporter BAC2-like isoform X2 translates to MEFWPEFLASSWGREFVAGGFGGTAGVISGYPLDTLRIRQQHLGSGSAVSILRKIIHDEGPAALYRGMGAPLASVTFQDRKHAQTHQQQHHRGPVSVAKSIYKREGLKGMYRGLGITVLRDAPAHGVYFWSYEYMREKLHPGCRKNGHESLRTMLIAGGLAGVASWVFCYPLDVLKTRLQAQSQLSPTKYNGIVDCFCKSVQADGYGVLWRGLGTAVARAFMVNGAIFSAYETALRCLSNSKDHTNSQTENAT, encoded by the exons ATGGAGTTCTGGCCGGAGTTTCTCGCGAGCAGTTGGGGCAGAGAATTTGTGGCTGGCGGGTTCGGGGGCACCGCTGGGGTGATCTCCGGTTACCCTCTCGACACCCTCCGGATAAGGCAGCAGCACCTGGGGTCGGGCTCGGCCGTCAGCATCCTCAGGAAAATCATCCACGATGAAGGGCCAGCCGCTCTGTACCGGGGCATGGGCGCACCCTTGGCTTCCGTCACGTTTCAG GACAGAAAACACGCCCAAACTCATCAACAGCAGCATCACAGGGGACCGGTAAGTGTCGCCAAGTCCATATACAAACGCGAAGGGTTAAAGGGCATGTACCGCGGACTAGGGATCACCGTCCTTAGGGATGCGCCTGCCCATGGAGTCTATTTCTGGAGTTACGAGTACATGAGAGAGAAGCTCCACCCAGGCTGCAGGAAGAACGGGCATGAAAGCTTAAGGACGATGCTCATAGCAGGAGGGCTAGCTGGAGTAGCAAGCTGGGTTTTTTGCTATCCATTGGATGTGTTGAAAACGAGGCTACAGGCTCAGTCCCAACTATCCCCGACGAAATACAATGGCATAGTTGATTGTTTCTGCAAGAGCGTACAAGCAGATGGGTATGGCGTTCTGTGGCGAGGACTAGGGACTGCAGTCGCCAGAGCTTTCATGGTGAATGGTGCTATTTTTTCTGCTTATGAGACTGCTCTTAGGTGCTTGTCCAACAGCAAGGACCACACAAACAGTCAAACAGAAAATGCCACTTAA
- the LOC115737522 gene encoding pyridoxal 5'-phosphate synthase-like subunit PDX1.2: MAEEGVVTVYSSNVVADTKKNPFSLKVGMAQMLRGGAALEVTSVEQAKIAEEAGACSVVVSDPSGPAGGISRMPDPSLVKDVKRAVSIPVVARARVGHFVEAQILEAIGVDYVDESEALAIADDDNFINKHNFRSPFVCGCQNLGEALRRVREGAAMIRTQGDLVGSGNVAETVKNVRSVMGEMRVLNNMDDDEVFAFAKKIEAPYDLVAQTKQMGRLPVVHFAAGGIITPADAALMMQLGCDGVFVGSEVFNCSDPYKRVQGIVRGVRHYTDPHVLAETCSGLEEGMAGLHLGQERIEQFEAGDGL, encoded by the coding sequence ATGGCGGAAGAAGGCGTCGTCACCGTCTACAGCAGCAACGTCGTCGCCGACACCAAGAAGAATCCCTTCTCACTCAAGGTCGGCATGGCCCAGATGCTCCGCGGCGGCGCCGCCCTCGAGGTCACCTCCGTGGAGCAGGCCAAGATTGCCGAAGAGGCCGGCGCCTGCTCCGTCGTCGTCTCCGATCCGTCCGGACCCGCTGGGGGCATCTCGCGCATGCCCGATCCCTCCCTCGTCAAGGACGTCAAGCGCGCCGTCTCGATCCCGGTCGTCGCGCGGGCCCGCGTCGGGCATTTCGTGGAAGCCCAGATCCTGGAGGCCATCGGGGTCGATTACGTCGACGAGAGCGAGGCTCTCGCGATCGCTGACGACGACAATTTCATCAACAAGCACAATTTCAGGAGCCCCTTCGTCTGCGGGTGCCAGAATCTCGGAGAGGCGTTGAGGAGAGTGAGAGAAGGTGCAGCGATGATCAGGACGCAGGGCGATCTGGTCGGATCCGGGAATGTGGCCGAGACGGTCAAGAATGTCAGGTCAGTGATGGGGGAGATGAGGGTCTTGAACAACATGGACGATGATGAAGTTTTTGCATTCGCGAAGAAGATTGAGGCGCCTTACGATCTCGTGGCGCAGACCAAGCAAATGGGTCGCCTCCCCGTCGTCCATTTTGCGGCTGGAGGGATCATAACTCCAGCCGACGCAGCGCTGATGATGCAATTGGGGTGCGACGGCGTATTTGTGGGTTCCGAGGTTTTCAATTGCTCGGATCCATATAAGCGCGTGCAGGGCATTGTCCGAGGCGTGAGGCATTACACGGATCCACACGTGTTGGCGGAGACATGCTCCGGGCTTGAGGAAGGAATGGCAGGGCTCCATCTCGGTCAGGAGAGGATCGAACAATTTGAGGCCGGGGATGGGTTGTAA
- the LOC115737520 gene encoding putative Peroxidase 48, with translation MDCVKKLSLLTILLCIYMALTNPNADTAWKNSPSPFWFPPPSDFARNFSSRLMSWPGRYTGDPYRADSAGPYSAESLEYDYYRESCPQAEKIVREAVRRIYGIRSDVAPSLLRLVFHDCFIEGCDASVLLDSTEVMDAEKDTPPNETLKGFEIIDVVKAEIEEVCPSVVSCADILVLAAREGLLMAGGPFYPLSTGRRDSTRSYADLATYQLPSPYGDLSDTLASFGSKGFGEREIVNLLGAHSIGVIHCKSFQSRLYNFSGTSEPDPSLDVGFLNLMRSKCSKSLSAPPSLSPAPSSSHSTFGFSSLTSEEPGIVMNYEGPSSGFGTQYYRRLLQGKGVLYADQQLMVGEETGSWVRAYASDVSLFRRDFAETMMKLSNLQVLTAPNGQVRRSCSKVA, from the exons aTGGACTGCGTCAAGAAACTGAGCCTCCTGACGATCTTGCTCTGCATCTACATGGCCCTCACCAACCCGAACGCCGATACCGCATGGAAGAACTCGCCCTCGCCTTTCTGGTTCCCGCCTCCTTCAGACTTCGCCAGGAATTTCTCGTCTCGGCTGATGTCGTGGCCTGGACGGTACACCGGCGACCCCTATAGAGCTGACTCCGCGGGGCCTTACTCAGCTGAGTCGCTCGAGTACGATTACTATCGCGAGTCATGCCCACAAGCCGAGAAGATCGTCCGAGAGGCGGTACGGCGAATTTACGGCATTCGCTCCGATGTTGCTCCCTCGCTCTTGCGGCTTGTCTTTCACGACTGCTTCATCGAG GGATGTGATGCTTCTGTTTTGTTGGACTCGACCGAAGTGATGGATGCAGAGAAAGATACGCCTCCAAACGAGACACTGAAGGGTTTTGAGATCATCGACGTTGTCAAGGCCGAGATCGAAGAGGTCTGCCCCAGCGTCGTATCGTGCGCGGACATTCTTGTTTTGGCTGCCAGAGAAGGCCTTCTCATG GCTGGAGGTCCATTCTATCCGCTGAGCACTGGCAGAAGAGATAGCACGCGTTCATATGCGGATCTAGCGACTTATCAACTTCCTTCACCATATGGAGATCTCTCGGACACGCTTGCATCTTTTGGATCAAAAGGATTCGGTGAAAGAGAGATTGTCAATCTGCTCG GAGCTCACAGCATCGGAGTGATTCACTGCAAATCATTCCAGAGCCGTCTCTACAATTTTTCCGGGACTAGCGAGCCTGACCCATCTCTAGATGTCGGATTCCTCAACCTAATGAGATCCAAATGCAGCAAGAGTCTCTCAGCGCCTCCATCGCTGTCTCCGGCGCCATCATCATCCCACAGCACATTTGGCTTCTCGAGTTTGACATCTGAAGAGCCCGGTATAGTGATGAACTATGAGGGGCCAAGTTCTGGTTTCGGGACTCAGTACTACCGGAGGCTGCTGCAAGGTAAAGGGGTTCTCTACGCGGATCAACAGCTCATGGTAGGAGAAGAAACCGGGAGTTGGGTCAGAGCATATGCCTCGGATGTCTCTTTGTTTCGCAGAGACTTTGCCGAGACCATGATGAAGCTGTCGAACCTCCAGGTCCTAACAGCTCCCAATGGTCAGGTTCGACGCAGTTGTTCAAAGGTTGCTTGA
- the LOC115737525 gene encoding 60S ribosomal protein L37-3-like: MGKGTGSFGKRRNKTHTLCVRCGRRSFHLQKSRCGACGFPSARKRKYNWSVKAIRRKTTGTGRMKYLRHLPRRFKSGFREGTQAAPRKQAAAASA, from the exons ATG GGTAAGGGAACGGGAAGCTTCGGTAAGAGGAGGAACAAGACTCACACGCTGTGCGTGAGGTGCGGCCGCCGCAGCTTCCACCTCCAGAAGAGCCGTTGCGGTGCCTGCGGCTTCCCCTCCGCTCGCAAGAGGAAGT ATAATTGGAGTGTGAAGGCGATCCGGAGGAAGACCACCGGGACCGGTCGGATGAAATACCTCCGCCACCTGCCTCGCAGGTTCAAGAGCGGATTCAGAGAAG GTACTCAAGCTGCGCCAAGGAAGCAAGCAGCCGCAGCTTCTGCTTGA